A single genomic interval of Cucumis sativus cultivar 9930 chromosome 5, Cucumber_9930_V3, whole genome shotgun sequence harbors:
- the LOC101213373 gene encoding phytochrome-associated serine/threonine-protein phosphatase: MDLDQWIAKVKEGQHLLEDELQLLCEYVKEILIEESNVQPVNSPVTVCGDIHGQFHDLMKLFQTGGHVPETNYIFMGDFVDRGYNSLEVFTILLLLKARYPANITLLRGNHESRQLTQVYGFYDECQRKYGNANAWRYCTDVFDYLTLSAIIDGTVLCVHGGLSPDVRTIDQIRVIDRNCEIPHEGPFCDLMWSDPEDIETWAVSPRGAGWLFGSRVTSEFNHINNLDLVCRAHQLVQEGLKYMFQDKGLVTVWSAPNYCYRCGNVASILSFNENMEREVKFFTETEENNQMRGPRTGVPYFL; this comes from the exons ATGGATTTGGACCAGTGGATCGCTAAGGTCAAGGAAGGCCAGCACCTTCTTGAAGACGAGCTTCAACTTCTTTGCGAATAC GTAAAAGAGATCCTTATCGAGGAATCTAACGTGCAACCTGTCAACAGTCCTGTAACGGTTTGTGGTGACATTCATGGTCAGTTTCATGACCTGATGAAACTTTTTCAGACTGGAGGTCATGTGCCAGAAACAAATTATATCTTCATG GGTGATTTTGTTGATCGAGGTTATAACAGTCTCGAAGTTTTTACtattcttttgcttcttaaAGCCAG ATACCCAGCTAACATCACACTCTTGCGAGGAAATCATGAAAGCAGACAGCTTACACAG GTTTATGGCTTTTATGATGAGTGCCAGAGAAAGTATGGAAATGCTAATGCATGGCGGTACTGTACAGATGTTTTTGACTACTTGACTCTCTCAGCAATTATAGATGGAACC GTTCTCTGTGTCCATGGAGGGCTCTCTCCTGATGTTCGAACCATAGATCAG ATAAGGGTGATTGATAGAAATTGTGAAATTCCGCATGAGGGGCCTTTTTGTGATCTTATGTGGAGTGATCCAGAAGATATTGAAACGTGGGCAGTTAGTCCACGAGGAGCTGGTTGGCTTTTTGGTTCCAGGGTTACTTCTGAG TTCAATCACATCAATAACCTTGATTTGGTTTGTCGAGCACATCAACTTGTACAAGAAGGTCTCAAGTATATGTTTCAGGATAAAGGCCTTGTGACT GTATGGTCTGCTCCAAATTATTGTTATCGTTGTGGGAATGTAGCTTCTATATTGAGCTTTAATGAGAATATG GAAAGAGAGGTGAAGTTCTTCACTGAGACAGAGGAGAATAATCAGATGAGAGGCCCAAGAACAGGAGTTCCATACTTCTTATGA